The sequence below is a genomic window from Tenacibaculum tangerinum.
CCATGTACCCTTGGGGAAATGAAATGGTAGCTTCGACAATGAATAAAGGAAATTTTTTACAAGGCGATTTTCCGTATTACAACACTGTAGAAGACGGTTTTGAAAACGTAGCGCCTGTAAAGTCATTTGCTCCCAACGCATACGGATTGTATGATATTTCTGGAAATGTATGGGAGTGGACCTTAGACTGGTATGGGGCAGACTACTATGATAGATTAAAAAAGGAACATGAAGTTGCTATGAATCCTAAAGGACCAGAACAAACCAGCGAAGTGTACAACGCAAAAGCCACGAATAAAGTTGTACGAGGAGGCTCTTTTTTATGCAATGACGATTGGTGCTCTGGATATAGAAACGCCCGTAGAATGCGTTTGAGTCCAGATTCTGGTATGCAACACGTTGGTTTTAGATGTGTGAGAACCGTAACAAAAAACACACAAGATGCTCCTTAGAATAAAGTATTTGTATGAGAAATTAGCATCAAGCTTTTGGTTTTTGCCATCTGCTATACTGGTAATTAATATTCTTTTAGCCTTGTTGTTCATATACTTAGATAAACGGGCTCCCATAGAACCTGAAGGTTTTTTAAATCTTATTTTTTCAAAAAACCCAGAATCAGGGCGAAATGTATTGTCTATAATTGCGGGGAGTATGGCAGGAATAGCTGGTACCGTGTTTTCTATAACCTTGGTAATATTACAATTAGCAACCTCTCAACTAGGACCAAGACTACTCAAAAACTTTATGTACGAACGTATAAATCAAGTAGTATTAGGTCAGTACATAGGATTGTTTTTATACTGTTTAATAGTAATCAATTCAGTTAGAGATAGCGATTCGTATTCCTTTATACCAAACCTTTCAATAATTGCAGCCATTGTGTTTGCAATTTTTAATGTATTCATTCTTATTTTTTACATTCATAGTGTAAGTGTTAGTATTCAACCCAGTAAGGTAATTCATCAACTAGGGAAGAATTTGAAACAGAAGTCAGATGAGTTATATCCAGACTTGAATCTTGATATTGAAAAAACCTATTTAGAAAATATTAAAAAACAACAATACAATTCGCATGTTGTGAATGCATCAAAAAGTGGGTATATCCAATTTTTTGATTTAGAAGCTTTGATGAAGTATTCAGAAGAAAATAATTGTATTATAAAAGTTTTAGAAAAACCTGGAGCTTTCATCATTAAAAATCAAGCGATTTTTGAAATCTTAAAGGAAGAAAAAA
It includes:
- a CDS encoding DUF2254 domain-containing protein; protein product: MLLRIKYLYEKLASSFWFLPSAILVINILLALLFIYLDKRAPIEPEGFLNLIFSKNPESGRNVLSIIAGSMAGIAGTVFSITLVILQLATSQLGPRLLKNFMYERINQVVLGQYIGLFLYCLIVINSVRDSDSYSFIPNLSIIAAIVFAIFNVFILIFYIHSVSVSIQPSKVIHQLGKNLKQKSDELYPDLNLDIEKTYLENIKKQQYNSHVVNASKSGYIQFFDLEALMKYSEENNCIIKVLEKPGAFIIKNQAIFEILKEEKIATESSEIDKLHAYYQVFRSKSIFQDTEFAIQQIVEIASRALSPGINDPHTAIICIDQLTSSLNMLAKSKTPKQYLTNDPNKIRLIIPSTNFKGFLRASFDEIRQFGAQTPSVIIRLMESIKKLIQTSDSEKNKEILKAYATLILETGEKNFHLDSDISDLRIVYNRVKNCH